The window TGATGACGATACCGACGATGATGGTAGCCCGGAAGGTGGTGCCGGCGAGGCAACCCGAGCACGCCGCGCGCGCCGCCGACGACACCACCGACTGCGCCACCGACGACACCGCCGACGACGCCGCCAACCGGCCCAGCCGCGTTACGTCCAGCAGCAGCGCCATTCTGTGCGCCGCCCACGATGCCCTGCGCCCAGGTCGTGGCAGGGACCATCAACGGTATGGTCAGAGCAGCGACCATAGCGATCCTGATGTTCATGATTCAGTGCTCCTTTCAGCGACGGGATTGAAGTCGCCCTTGCTCGGACGCCTCAGGTTGGAATGGGCTATGTGCGTTCGCATGACCTCGGCATCACGAGCATCGATGGCGTAGCCCGTCATAGCCCAGATATGTCCCTGTCGCCGGATTGTATGACCTGAATCGACGCTCACAATATGCGACTGAACTATTGGCCCGTGCCGCCGACGCTACAGCCCCCCCGATGATCGCACCGGCCGCGAGACCCGCGACTCCGGCGCCAACACCGTAGCCGCCGTACCCGAAGCGACGACCGTAGACCCCACGCCCACCATAAAAACGGGGACGACCAAAACCGCGATGGAAGCCGAAGCCTCGGTGGAAGCCGAAGCCTCGGTGGTGGAATCCGCCGAAGCCGCGATGGAAGCCGCCGCCGTGGAAGGCGCCGAAGTGCCGAAAAGCGACGTCCTGCACGGTCCCAGCATGCATAAGCGACATGGGCATGGTCCTTGGGGCTGTGTCGATCGGGAGCGCGGAGGCTGGCGCAGCCATCGATAAAGACAGGAACGAAGCGGCGAGCGCCGTCAAAGTGAGCTTTCGCAAAATCGTCATCCTCCTGATGTGGCCAGCTAACCAGCGAATGGTCGGTCAGGCATGTTCCGCGTCTCGACGCGACATCACTGAAGATCGTTCCATGCCTGATCCGATGCTCAAGATAGAACTATCTCGGGGGCGCCCAGCAGCGCGGAGCAGAACGATTAACATTCATCCATCCTCGAAACTCTTTCGGATGAAATGCGTAACTCCTGCCTCTCTCGCACACGACGCTCGCGTCGGTGCTGAGTTTGACAGGAGCAAAGCATGACGACGATGACCAAGGGCCTGCGCGCCCTGACCCTCGCCACCGCCCTCGCGATGGGGACGGCGTCGGTGGCCTACGCGGCCGATCCGATGGTGGGCGGCGCGCCGATGATGGCCAGCAAGAACATCGTCCAGAACGCCTCGCAGGCGAAGAACCTGACCACGCTGGTCGCCGCCGTGAAGGAAGCCGGGCTCGTCGACACGCTGGAGGGCCCCGGCCCGTTCACGGTGTTCGCGCCCACCAACGCGGCCTTTGACAAGCTGCCCAAGGCCACGGTCGAGGCGCTGATGAAGCCCGACATGAAGGCCGACCTAAAGAAGGTGCTGACCTACCACGTTGTGGCAGGCAAGGTGGACGCGGCCGAACTCGCCAAGGACATCAAGGCGGGCGGCGGCACCTACAACATGAAGACGGTCGAGGGCGGCACGTTGACGGCCAAGATGGACGGCGACAGGATCGCCCTCATCGACGAGAAGGGCGGCGGCGCCTTTGTCGAGACGCCGGACGTGTACCAGTCGAACGGCGTCGTGCACGTCATCGACAGCGTGCTGATGCCGAAGTGACGTCGCGGTCTAGCTGAGACCTGGACGCGCCGGGCTGCCGCAAGGTGACCTGGCGCGTCGCTCCGTTCTTTCAAAGGCGAATGGACATCACTATGCTGACCGGCAAACAGCTCAGGGAGGCCCGCGTCCTGTTGGGCCTTCCGCGGTCCAAGCTCGCCGAGCGCCTGCACATCCCGTCCCTGACGGTCAAGATCGCTGAAGCGAGCGACGGCGAGTGCCCCGTCACGCTCGCCCGGGCGCAGCAGATCCAGGACTACTTGAAGCGGCAGGGCATCGAGTTCCTGCCAGTCGGCAGCGAGCCGGCCGTGCGCCTGACCGGCACGTTCGCCCCCGCCTGATCGACGGCCGACGCCATGCGCGGCTGTTCTGTAAGCTTGGCTGGCCGTCAGTTAAGATCGGCCTGTCCGAGAGCTGAAGAGACACCCACCGGCGCGCATACACCAGAGTGTCCCGACGTCGTTCACCTCGCGATGCGAGCACCCAGGCCTCGGGTCAAAGCTCGATGCGCGTCCCCATCTCGACCACACGGGGCGCCGGGATGAGGAAATAGTCCGAGGCGGTCGCCGAGTTGTGCGTCAGGAACCCGAACAGCGCCTCCTGCCACGGCGACAGGTCCGGGCGCACCGACGGCACGGGCGTTTCCCGGCCGATGAAGAACGAGGCCTCGTCCGGGTCGAAGCCGACCTGCCCTCGATGGGCCCTCAGGGCCGACATGGCATCGGGCTTCTCGGCAAAGCCGAAAGTCAGCGTCACGATCGAGAACCCGGCCGTCCTCGACTCGATGGCGACGCGGCCGTCGTCTGGCACCCTCGGCACGCGCTCCGTCACGACCTTGAGCAGGACGACCTGCCGATGGACGACGCCGTTGTGCCTGACGTTGAGGGCGAGCGCGGCCGGCACGATCTCGGACTGCTTGGTCAGGTAGACGGCCGTCCCCCGCATCCGCAGGGGTGCATCCGGCCGTCCCAGGCTGGCGATGAAGGCGGGAAGCCGGGCGGCGTCCTTGTCACGTCGGGTCAAGACGGCCTGCCGTCCCTTTCGCCACACCAGCATCACCGTGAGCGTCGCCGTTCCGACCAGGATGGGAAACCAGCCCCCGGCCGGTATCTTGTGCACGTTCGCCGACACGAAGGCCACGTCGAGCAGCAGGACAGCGCCAGCGACCGGATAGACGAGCGATGCGGGCCAGCGCCACAGCCCGATGGCCACCGTGGTCACCAGGAGCGTCGTGGCCAGCATGTCGCCCGCGACCGCGATGCCGTAGGCATTGGCCAGGGCGTCGGAGGACCGGAAGCCGAACACCAGACCCAGGACCACGACGGCGAGCAGCCAGTTGATCTGTGGCACGTAGACCTGACCGGCAGACTCGTCCGACGTCTGCCGCACTTCGAGGCGCGGCACGGCGCCGAGCTGGATCGCCTGCTGCACGAGGGCGAAGGCGCCGGACAGCACGGCCTGACTGGCGATGATGGTCGCGGCGGTCGTGAGAAGGAGCGCCGGGATCAGGAGCCGTCCCGGGAACAGCAGGAAGAACGGGTTCGCCGCAGCGGCGGGGTCGGCCAGGACTGAGGCGCCCTGGCCGAGATAGTTCAGGACCAGGGCGGGCATGACCAGGGCGAACCAGTTGACGCGGATGGGGGCCCTGCCGAAATGCCCCATGTCGGCGTAGAGGGCCTCTCCGCCGGTGAGGGCCAGGAACACCGACCCGAGGACCAGGAACGAGGTGGCGCCGCCCGCGTGGCCGACGTAGGCCACGGCGTAGCGGGGATCGAGGGCCCACAACACCGCCGGATGGCGCAGCAGGTGGAACAGCCCGGAGAGGGCGAGCACGGCGAACCACGCCGCCATGACCGGCCCGAACAGGAAACCGACCGCACCGCTGCCTCGCCTCTGGATCGCAAACAGCGCGACGAGGATCGCCGCCGCGATCGGGACGACGTAGGGCGTGACCGAGGGGAGCACGATCTCCAATCCCTCGACCGCGCTCAGCACCGAGATGGCCGGCGTGATCATGGCGTCGCCGAAGAACAGCGACGCCCCAGCCAAGCCGACGACGAGCAGGACGGCCTGGAGCCGACCTGCCACAGGCAGGGCGAGCGAGAGCAGCGACATCGTCCCGCCCTCGCCCCCGTTGTCGGCCCGCATGACGAAGACGACGTACTTCACGGCGACGATCAGGAAGATGGCCCAGAACATCATCGACAGGACGCCGAGCACGGTCGCCTCGGTGGAGGCGTCCCCGGCGGCCTTCAACGACTCGCGGAACGCATAGATCGGGCTGGTCCCAATGTCGCCGAAGACGACGCCCAACGCCCCGAGAAGAAGCGCCGCCCGGGCGGGATGTGCCGCGACCGCGGGGGTCGACGTCGCCGCAACCGAGCCGTCCATGAGCGAGCCTCGTCCGTCCTCGGTGACGGCACCGAAACCCACGTCCATCAAAGATCCCGACGGTCCTCGCGATATGAGGCACTTCGGATGGCCGGGGTCAACGCGGGCGACGTCGCAGCCCGGATGGCCGCGATCGTTGCGCTTCGCCTTCGGACGACACCATCGCCGCCCCGGCCCCGCGCCCTCACGTCCCCACGGTGCGGCGCGCCAGCCATCCCAGGGTGGATCCCTGCACGGCGATGCTGAACAGCACCACGGCGTAGGTCGCGACCAAGATGATGGACTTTGACGGGCCGTCCGGGACCGCCAGGGACAGGGCGACCGAGATCCCGCCCCGGACGCCAGCCCAGGTCAGGAACGGCACGTTGCGGGCCGAGAAGTGCCCGCTCCGCGCGAACACCGCGACGGGGACGGCCAGCGCCAGGCCGCGCGCCGCGATCACGAGCGGCACGGCCAACAGGGCCAGGGCGACGTCGCCGCGGTCGAAGGCGACGAGCAGAACCTCCAGGCCGATCAGCAGGAACAGCACGGAATTCAGCACCTCGTCGATGAGCGTCCACAGCGCGAGGACGTATCTCTTCGTGGTGTCGCTCATCGCCAAGCGCAGGCCCCGGTCGCCGATGAGTAGCCCCGCCGCGACCATCGCCAGGGGGCCGCTGACGTGTATCGCCTCGGCCACCGCGTAGGTAGCCGTGACCAGCGCCAGTGTGATCAGGACCTCGACGGGATAATCGTCGATGGCCCGCATGGCGCGGTAGGCCACATAGCCGGCCGCCGTCCCGAGCAACAGGCCGCCGCCGGCTTCGAGCAGCAGCAGCTCCGCGATGGCCGTTGGCGTCGTCTCGGCCGCGGGCGCGCCGGTGGCGTAGCGCAACAGCACGGTGAAGATCACGATGCCGACGCCGTCGTTGAACAGCGACTCGCCCTGGAGCTGCACTTCCAGCTTCGCGGGAATGCTCACCGTCTTCAGCGTGCTCATCACGGCCACGGGATCTGTGGGGCTGATCAGCGCCCCGAACACCAGCGCCCAGATCAGCGGGAGCGGGTGGTCGAGTTGACGGGCGATCACCCAGAAGCCGCAACCGACGACGGCCGTGGAGATCGCGGTTCCGACGATCGCCAGCACGACGACCGGGACGGCGTGGCTTCGCAGCTTGCCGACATCGACGTGGAGGGCGCCGGCGAAGATCAGGAAGGCCAGCATACCGTCCATCACCACGGCGCTGAAGTCGATCTGGTGCAGGACTCGGCCCAGCGCCCCGGACGCGCGGTGGCCGGGCACGACGGCGTCGACAGCGACGAGCACCAGCGAGGCCGCGACACCCATCAGCAGGAGACCGATGGCATGAGGCAGGAGATCGACCTTGCGGTTCAGCCAGCCGAACACGGCCGACAGGGTGAGGAGGATCGCAGACAGATTGAGGATGGACATCAGAGCCTCACCCCGTTCCGGGCCGTGGACGAGCCGAAGGATGGGCCGTCACGATCAGAGCACGTCCGCGAAGGCGCGGAACTGCGCCTCGCAGTCGATCAGGCCCGCGGGATCGCTCACCCCCTCGCGGGCCACCGCTATCGCGAGGTCGGCGTGGCGCCGTAGGGTGGCGCGCCGGTCTACGAGGCGCTCGACTTCGGCGATGCGGCAGAGCACCTCCAGGAGCCGGATCAGCACGTAGGCCGAGCCCGAGCCGTTCTGCCGGACCGTGTGGAACATGCCGTCGCAGAGCCCGTCGTAGCTCACCACGTCGAGCATGAGCACGACGCGGCCGCCGCGCTCCACGGCGCCGCGCGGCAGGTGGCGGGGCGCGATGCGGCACAAAGCATCGGCGAAGCGGTCGACCACGCTCCCCGCCGTGAACGGATCGTTGATGCCCGGCGACAGCGCCCGTACGGCGATCTCGTTGAGCTGCCGCACCGGATATTCGAGGTCCTGCAAGGCGGCCTGCCGTCGGCCGAAGGTCATCGCCTTGTCGAAGACGTCGCGCGTCTCGTCGACCGCCGCCGACACGGTCGCGACCGGCGCGCCGAGCGGCACGAAGGCGCCGGGGCGCACCCGCAGGACAATCGTCACCCCATGCTGGTGAGCCCAGTCGGCCAGGATTTCGCTGTCTACGGCCTGCAGAAATCCGCTGCCCGACACCGTCACAGCCTCGCCAGTCACAGGGTCGGCGGGTGGCATGAGGTCGGCGGCGTCGAGCGTCTTGCCCGCGATGGCCTCGACGAGGTCCTGGTGGACGACGTCCACCACCGTCTCGACGTTGATGGATGTCGCGATGTGGTGGACGTACCAGACCAGCGTGCCGATGCAGACCAGCGCCAGTGCCATGGCGCCCGTCACGCCGACATGGGGCACGAACTTGCCCTCGTCCACCGTGCGTACCGTGCGTAGCACGGTCAGGGCATAGGCGAAGGTGCCGAGAAAAATGCCTAGCAGGTCGCTGAAAAAGGTCGACGTTCAGCCCCTGAGCTTCATCCGGCGTCGTTTTTGGCGGGTGGACGATGGAAAGCGTGAGGGTCGGTCTTTTTGCTGTCCGCTCCTTTGCCGCCGCGACGGGGCTGGCGCTCGTCGCGACGGGACAGGGCCCCATGTCACGCCACCTCACGCCACCGCTGGTTCGGCCAGCAGCTTTGGCAGGCGTATGAGGTTGCAGGCCGCGGCCGAGACGGCGAAGGCCATGTCGACCCGCTCGCGGCCGCGCATCCGGATGCGGCGCAGCAGCCCGAACTCCTTGCCCCAGCCGAACCCCTCCTCGATGCGCTTGCGGATGCGCTGGCTCACGGCGTAGCCGGGGTGACGCGTCGTGCGCCCGTCGACGGCCGAGCGGCGCTTGGCCGTGTTGCGGGCGATGTGCGGCGTGACGTTCATGCTCCGCAGCTCGTTGACGAAGTCCTCGGCGTCATACCCTTGTCGGCCCCGAGCGTGATGCGGCCCGGCCGATCGGCGCGTTTCTCGATCATGGCGAGGGCCGCGGTGCGCTCGGCGTGGCCGTTGGCCTCGGTCACGCAGCCGTCCACGATCAGCCCATGGCGGTTCTCCATCAGCGCATGCCCCATGAAGCACAGCCCGGCTTCCCGGCCCCGTCCCTTGCGGTAAAGCCGCGCCTCGGGATCCGTGACGCTCCGATGCGTGTCGTTGCTCAGGCGCTCCCCGTGGAAGTCCGCCTCGGCATTGCGTCCACCGCGTCCACCGCGCCCGCCCGCGGGCGGCTCGGCAGAAGCGGGCGGGTTCGGCGGCGTGTCGCCGTGCCTGGGCCTGAAGCTCTTCATCGAGGCCCAGGCCTGGATCAGCGTGCCGTCCACGCTGAAGTGGTCCTGCGACAGCAGCCGCTTCACCCGCGGGATGGCCAGCACCGCACTCAGGAACGCCGCCGCCACGCTGCCGTCGAGCAGGCGGTCGCGGTTCTTGGAGAAGGTCGAGGCGTCCCACACGGGATCGTCGATGCCCAAGCCCACGAACCAGCGGAACAGAAGGTTGAAGTCGAGCTGCTCCATCAGCTGGCGCTCGGACCGCACCGAATAGAAGACCTGCAGCAGCATCGCCCGCAGCAGCTGCTCGGGCGGGATCGAGGGACGGCCGATCTCCGAGTAGATCTCGCCGAAGCGCCCGTCGAGCGACGCCAGAGCTTCGTTCACCAAAGCCCGGATCGTACGCAGGGGATGATCCGAACGGACCCGCTGCTCCAGGTCCACGTAGGAAAACAGCGAGCCGCTCCGGCTGTCCTGTCCGCGCACTCGATACTCCCCCCATGAGCAAGGCGGAGTGAATCACGAACTGGCCAGACCCCGAAGCCTTTTTCAGCGGCCTGCTAGGGCGACTTGGTTGCGCACGTCGCGCACGAAGTTGCGCAGAAGCCTGGGCCCCATCTGCCCTGACGCGAGGGACAGGGCCGCGATGGTGATGGAGAAGATAGTGCCGGCTACACCGATGCTCGACGACGCCACGGCGGACAACAGGCTGCGCGCGCCTTCCCCGCCGCCCGAGTAGCCCCAGGAGCCCGACGACGGATCGGAGCCCGCCGTGTCGTGATCGTACCAGGTGGCAACGAGCGCGAGTCCGATGCAGAGCACCACGACAAGAGCCGGTCGGAGCCAGAACTGGTCGCCCAGGTCCTCGATCCAGGCGCGGACGCGCGTGTTGCCGCCGAAGTCGGCGATCCACGCCCGGAAACGGCCGATCACGATGATGGGTCCGCGGCATCGAAGGTGTCCCGCGCCTCAGAGCCGCGGACGCGCATGCCGCGCTCGATGCGGAGCTTGGGCATCCCCACGATGTCGTAGGTCGCCGAGGCGATGCCGATCCCCGCCTCGTCGAGCTTGCCGATGATATGGCGCGTCATGGCGTCCTTGGCGCCGCGGATCTGATGCGTGCCGACGATGAACCGGACCGTCAGCTCCATCCAGTTGTCGGTGATGCGCCAGTAGACGCGCGGATGAAGTTCAATCGGCTCGACCCCGAAGGTGCGCTGGAGGTGCTCCTTCGCGCCAGTCGCCATGGTGTCGGGGTCGGTCGCGTGGAGGCGTGCCGCCTCGATCAGCGTGCGTTCGACGTAGGCACGGTCCGCCTGGTAGGTGATGGGGATCATCATCTCCTCCCAGATGAAGGGGAAGTCCCGGCTGTAGTTGTAGACCGGCTCGGAGAAGATCTGGCTGTTCGACACCGTAACGATGCGGCCTGTGAACTGGCGGCTTTTCACCCACATGGCGGGGTCCGAGCCCTGCACGGACGGGGGCTGGCCCATCTCCATGATGGTGGTCTGGATGAAGCCGAGCCGCATCACGTCGCCGCGCACGCCGCCCATCGAGATCCGGTCGCCGACCGTGAAGGTGTTGCCGCGCAGGATCACGAGGTAGCCGGCCAGCGAGGTTATGACCTGCTGCAGCGCGAAGGCGACGCCGGCCGACACGAGGCCGAAAGCCGTGGCGAGGCGCGTCGGGTCGTTGAACCAGATCGACAGCAGGCCCAGCACCAGCACCACGGCGGCGAGCAGGCTGATGCCCTGGCGCGACCAGAAGCGGAGCTGGGTCGTGGCGTCGAAGGACCTCCCGGCGACTCGGCCGACCAGCGCCCTGAGCCCGATCCGCACCGCCACCACGACCGCGATGAACACGAGCGACAGCACGAGCTTGCGCCCGTTCTCCGCGTTCACCCCGACCCAGTCGATCCCGAACAGATGCATCCAGCGTCTCCGATGGAGACGCCGCATCGAGGGCAGCAGCACCCGGGGGGTAGAGGTCCACTCGTCCGGCTCGCTCCGAGCCGTTCAACCGTCGGCACGGTGGAAAGTTCGTGAGGGCGCCGTCCGTCCGGCCGTGCGCGGCGGGTGGGGCTCAATAGAGGGTGCCTACATAAAGCCTCGCGGCTCTTGGCGAATGCCACCGGGACCGCCAGGGCCGAGGTCACGGGGGGCTCAGGGCATGCCGCGCGTCGAGCAGCGGCGTCACCGGAATCTCCACCGTGCCGCGATCGGGCCGCTGCAGGTCCAGGGTCACGGTGATCACGCAGGCGAGCAGCAGGGCCATGATGGTGGCAGACACGCGTCGGCTCACCTCCGCGGCGCCGGCGCCATGGCCCGCGAAACCCATGGCGACGAGGGCGGTGCCGATCAGGATGGAATAGACCGTCATGGGGACGTGGTTGCGCAGGGCCGTGACGCGCCGCTCGGTGGCATCGTCGAGCGACTGCAGCACGGACGTCATGCTGTGGACGGCGAGCAACGCGGGCGCGTCCCGCGCCGCCTCGGCGAGATGTCCCCACAGCCGGGTCGACACGTCGGCCATGTCGGCTACGTCGGCTTCGAATCTGACCGGGTCGTAGGGGACGCCGAGCCCGACGGCGAGGTCGGCCTCGCGTCGCAGGTCGTGCAGCATCGGAAGCCCGGCGTCGCCCGGGAGCAGGGATGCGACACGCGCGGCGTCGCGCAGCGCGTTCGCCTGTTCCAGCACGACGGTGCGGCGCATGTCGTATCGCGTCAGCGCCATCGAATAGGTGAAAGCGATCAGCAGGGCCAGGAGCGCGAAGGCGGCGGTGGCGAGCGTGGCAGCCTCCTTGTCGCGGTGTCGACCCCGCCCGAAGCGAGCGCCGAGCCGATGGCCGACCTCGCTGGCCAGGATGAGCGCGCCGAACAGCAGGGCGAGCAGCGACGCGAGGCTGAGCGCCTGGATGGCTTGGAAAACCACGGAGAGGCCTCGGATGTCGCGGGACGGCTAAGCCGAGGCTTTGGCACAGCGCTCAAGATATGGCGAGCGGCGGCTTCGCCTGCGTCTCGGGGCCGACAGGGGCAGCGCACCTCTATAGCGGCCCCGAGATCGCCCTCCCGAACGCGTCGGTCAGGCTTTCACGACGTCACGCGCGCCGCGTTCCAGGCGCAGCACCGCGTCGACGTGGCAGAGGGCCTGCGGCCGGTGGGTGACCAGCAGCGTCGTGCGGCCCACCATCAGGCGGTCGAGGGCGAGGAGCACGGCGCGCTCCGAGGCGGCGTCGAGCCCCTCGGTGGGCTCGTCCAGGACGAGGATCGGGGCGTCCTTCAGAAGCGCCCGCGCGATGGCGATCCGAAGGTCCGCGCCACGGTGGAGCGCGTCGACAAAGTGCTCAGGCTCAACGGCCTCGTGCATCGCTTCATCCCGGAGAAGACGCCGGGCCGGCCCGACCAGCCGATGGGCGACTGCGAGGGCGCGTTCCTGATGTGCACCATGTGGCTCGCCGAGGCGTGGCAGATATTGGGCGAGCCCGAGAAGGCGAAGCGGGCGCTGGAGTGCGCCGAGGCCTGCCGCGGCACGAACCGGCTGTTCTCCGAAGCCGGCGACGCACGCCACTCGCCGGGCCTGCTTGGCAACATGCCCCTCCTCTTCACCGAGGCGGCCTACGCGCGGGCCGCCATGGCCGTCGGGTGAAGGTCCTGCCGTTCTCGCCTTCCCCGTGGCGATAAGCGGGACGCCCAAGGAGGGACAGTTTCAAGCGTCGTCGTCTGTGGAGATGCCTCTACGAGGGTCTGGATGTCTGGGTGACAGGTCCAACAGGATGTGCCGGTAAGGCATCATGCAACTGATGAGCGAGACGAGGCATAAGAACCATCCGTAGCCTGATCGTCTGCTTCAGAGCACGGCGACATGCACGCGGAACGGCAAAGTTGGGTCGAGTTCGGTCGGTATCGGGAATACGGCCTGCACGAGCCAGCCCGCACGCGCATCGTTCACGGCCCAGGACGTGCATGATAAGTTGGCCGTTCCGAGCAGCAGGAAGGGGCTGGAGATCTCATGGCCGAGCCGATGATCGATGACCGGGTAGTTTCCATCGATGTCGTCGAGATGACGGTCGACCAGGTGCAGGCGGCGTTCGCGGCTGGCGTCGCGGACGCGGTGTCCCTGACACAGGCGTTCCTGGAACGTATCGCGACCTGGGACCCGCACTACACAGCCATCGTCTTCTTAAACCCCGAAGCGCTCGACGCCGCGCGCGCCAGCGACCGGCGGCGGGCCGCGGGGCAGACCCTGGGCCCACTCGATGGTGTTCCCGTGGTGGTGAAAGACCCGATGGACATGGTCGGTTTCCCGACCACGGCCGGCTGGCGCCTCCTGCATGCCGCGAGTGGCGGGGTGGACCTCATGCCCGCCACGGACAGCCCGGTCGTCGCCCGCATGAAGGCGGCCGGTGCCGTGATCCTGGGCAAGACGAACGTGCCGGTGCTCAGCCACACCGGCAGCCACGCCAACGACAGCTGGGCCGGACCGACGTACAACGCGGCCGGGCGCGAGTTCCTGCCCGGAGGCAGCAGCGCCGGCACCGCCACCGCAGTCGCCGCCAGCATGGCCGTGCTGGGCCTCGCCGAGGAGACCGGCGGCTCGATCCAGAACCCGGCCTCGGCGCAGGGCTTGGTCGGCATCAAGCCGACGTTCGCGTTGGTGCCCAACGCGGGCGTCATGCCGCTCTCCTCCAACCGCGATGTCGTGGGACCGATCTCGCGTTGCGTGAGGGATGCGGCTCTCTGCCTCGACGTGCTCGCGGGCTACACCGCCGAAGATCCCAAGACCGTGGCGGGCATCGGCCACCGTCCCGCCGGAGGCTACGCGTCGAAGCTTCATGCCGATGCCCTGCAGGGCAAGCGCCTCGGCCTCTACGGCCCAGGCTGGCGCGATCAGCCCCTGTCGCCGGAGGCCGACGAACTCTACCGGCGCGCCCGGGACGAGATGGAGCGGCTCGGCGCCGTGCTGGTCGACGATCCCTTCGCCGGCTCGGGCTTCGCCTCCCTGCGCGAGCCGACCCCACCCCTCGCGAACTTCGACGCACGCGGCCTCGAATCCGTGCCCCACGACCTTCAAAATTACTTGGAACGCCTCGGGCCCGACGCAGCCTTGCGGAGCTTCGCCGACTTCGCCCTCGCCACCGCGTCCGAGGACGCCTTCGCCCCGTCCGGCGTCCTCGGCTTCATGCCGAACCTGCCGCAGTTCGGCCCATGCTTGGCCGACCCATCCCGCCCGCCGGACCTGTCGGAGTTCACGGCGCTGAAGGAGCGCTACCTCGCGATCTTCGGCGAGGTCTGGACAGGCCAGAGATTGGACGGCTTGGTGTTCCCTCAGATGCGTGAGCAGCTGCCGCCCTTGCACGGCAGCGGCACCATCCAGGAGACCACGGTCGGGGAGATCAACATCGCGGGCCTGCCGGGAGTGACGGTGCCGGCCGGCTTCTACGCCTCCGGCGCGCCGTTCAACCTGATCTTCGTCGGCCCGATGTGGAGCGAGGCCGACCTTCTGGCGCTCGCCTTCGCCTACGAGGCTGGCACGCGCCACCGCCGGCCCCCGACCCTCCGGGTCGGATGAGGCAGGCTAGGGATCGGAGACACATCGACGCGATGGACGCCTACCGGATCACCTCGGAACCCTACTATCGCGCTACCGGCGGGGAGGTCGAACTCTTCGAGGCCGCCTATCGCGACCGCCTCCCCGTGATGCTCAAGGGGCCGACGGGCTGCGGCAAGACCCGCTTCGTCGAGCACATGGCCTGGAAGATCGGCGTGCCGTTGGTGACGGTGGCGGCCCACGAGGACATGACCGCCGCCGACTTGGCCGGACGCTTCCTGCTCGCCCCCGAGGGGACCGTGTGGCACGACGGGCCGCTGACGCTGGCTGTCCGCCGGGGTGCCATCTGTTACCTCGACGAGATCGTCGAGGCGCGCCAAGACACCACCGTGGTGATCCACCCCCTGACGGATGCGCGGCGTGTGCTGCCCCTCGACAAGCGCAACGAGATCGTCGCGGCCCATCCCGACTTCCAGCTCACCATCTCGTACAACCCGGGTTACCAGAGCGC is drawn from Lichenibacterium dinghuense and contains these coding sequences:
- a CDS encoding mechanosensitive ion channel family protein is translated as MHLFGIDWVGVNAENGRKLVLSLVFIAVVVAVRIGLRALVGRVAGRSFDATTQLRFWSRQGISLLAAVVLVLGLLSIWFNDPTRLATAFGLVSAGVAFALQQVITSLAGYLVILRGNTFTVGDRISMGGVRGDVMRLGFIQTTIMEMGQPPSVQGSDPAMWVKSRQFTGRIVTVSNSQIFSEPVYNYSRDFPFIWEEMMIPITYQADRAYVERTLIEAARLHATDPDTMATGAKEHLQRTFGVEPIELHPRVYWRITDNWMELTVRFIVGTHQIRGAKDAMTRHIIGKLDEAGIGIASATYDIVGMPKLRIERGMRVRGSEARDTFDAADPSS
- a CDS encoding potassium transporter Kup, coding for MDGSVAATSTPAVAAHPARAALLLGALGVVFGDIGTSPIYAFRESLKAAGDASTEATVLGVLSMMFWAIFLIVAVKYVVFVMRADNGGEGGTMSLLSLALPVAGRLQAVLLVVGLAGASLFFGDAMITPAISVLSAVEGLEIVLPSVTPYVVPIAAAILVALFAIQRRGSGAVGFLFGPVMAAWFAVLALSGLFHLLRHPAVLWALDPRYAVAYVGHAGGATSFLVLGSVFLALTGGEALYADMGHFGRAPIRVNWFALVMPALVLNYLGQGASVLADPAAAANPFFLLFPGRLLIPALLLTTAATIIASQAVLSGAFALVQQAIQLGAVPRLEVRQTSDESAGQVYVPQINWLLAVVVLGLVFGFRSSDALANAYGIAVAGDMLATTLLVTTVAIGLWRWPASLVYPVAGAVLLLDVAFVSANVHKIPAGGWFPILVGTATLTVMLVWRKGRQAVLTRRDKDAARLPAFIASLGRPDAPLRMRGTAVYLTKQSEIVPAALALNVRHNGVVHRQVVLLKVVTERVPRVPDDGRVAIESRTAGFSIVTLTFGFAEKPDAMSALRAHRGQVGFDPDEASFFIGRETPVPSVRPDLSPWQEALFGFLTHNSATASDYFLIPAPRVVEMGTRIEL
- a CDS encoding cation:proton antiporter, which gives rise to MMSILNLSAILLTLSAVFGWLNRKVDLLPHAIGLLLMGVAASLVLVAVDAVVPGHRASGALGRVLHQIDFSAVVMDGMLAFLIFAGALHVDVGKLRSHAVPVVVLAIVGTAISTAVVGCGFWVIARQLDHPLPLIWALVFGALISPTDPVAVMSTLKTVSIPAKLEVQLQGESLFNDGVGIVIFTVLLRYATGAPAAETTPTAIAELLLLEAGGGLLLGTAAGYVAYRAMRAIDDYPVEVLITLALVTATYAVAEAIHVSGPLAMVAAGLLIGDRGLRLAMSDTTKRYVLALWTLIDEVLNSVLFLLIGLEVLLVAFDRGDVALALLAVPLVIAARGLALAVPVAVFARSGHFSARNVPFLTWAGVRGGISVALSLAVPDGPSKSIILVATYAVVLFSIAVQGSTLGWLARRTVGT
- a CDS encoding BA14K family protein, yielding MIGGAVASAARANSSVAYCERRFRSYNPATGTYLGYDGLRHRCS
- a CDS encoding fasciclin domain-containing protein; the protein is MTKGLRALTLATALAMGTASVAYAADPMVGGAPMMASKNIVQNASQAKNLTTLVAAVKEAGLVDTLEGPGPFTVFAPTNAAFDKLPKATVEALMKPDMKADLKKVLTYHVVAGKVDAAELAKDIKAGGGTYNMKTVEGGTLTAKMDGDRIALIDEKGGGAFVETPDVYQSNGVVHVIDSVLMPK
- a CDS encoding DUF2254 domain-containing protein, which translates into the protein MLGIFLGTFAYALTVLRTVRTVDEGKFVPHVGVTGAMALALVCIGTLVWYVHHIATSINVETVVDVVHQDLVEAIAGKTLDAADLMPPADPVTGEAVTVSGSGFLQAVDSEILADWAHQHGVTIVLRVRPGAFVPLGAPVATVSAAVDETRDVFDKAMTFGRRQAALQDLEYPVRQLNEIAVRALSPGINDPFTAGSVVDRFADALCRIAPRHLPRGAVERGGRVVLMLDVVSYDGLCDGMFHTVRQNGSGSAYVLIRLLEVLCRIAEVERLVDRRATLRRHADLAIAVAREGVSDPAGLIDCEAQFRAFADVL